The following proteins come from a genomic window of Citrobacter europaeus:
- the tdk gene encoding thymidine kinase, with amino-acid sequence MAQLYFYYSAMNAGKSTALLQSSYNYQERGMRAVVYTAEIDDRFGAGKVSSRIGLSSPAKLFNQNSSLFEEIRAENEQQRIHCVLVDESQFLTRQQVYELSEVVDRLDIPVLCYGLRTDFRGELFGGSEYLLAWSDKLVELKTICFCGRKASMVLRLDQSGRPYNEGEQVVIGGNERYVSVCRKHYKQAQSEGSLTAIQERHCHD; translated from the coding sequence ATGGCACAGCTATATTTTTACTATTCTGCAATGAATGCCGGTAAGTCGACTGCATTGCTGCAATCTTCGTACAATTATCAGGAACGTGGGATGCGTGCCGTTGTATATACAGCGGAAATTGATGACCGCTTTGGCGCTGGAAAAGTAAGTTCACGTATAGGTCTGTCGTCACCTGCAAAATTGTTTAACCAAAATTCATCATTGTTCGAAGAGATTCGCGCTGAGAATGAACAGCAAAGAATTCACTGCGTACTGGTGGATGAGTCGCAGTTTCTGACTCGACAGCAGGTTTATGAATTATCTGAAGTGGTCGATCGGCTGGATATTCCCGTGCTGTGCTATGGGTTGCGCACAGATTTCCGCGGTGAGTTATTTGGCGGTAGCGAATACCTGCTGGCATGGTCAGATAAACTGGTTGAATTAAAAACCATTTGTTTCTGTGGGCGTAAGGCCAGCATGGTGTTACGACTTGATCAGTCTGGAAGACCTTATAATGAGGGCGAGCAGGTGGTGATCGGTGGGAATGAACGCTATGTATCGGTATGTCGTAAGCATTATAAACAGGCACAGTCTGAGGGCTCTCTGACGGCGATACAAGAACGGCATTGCCACGACTAA
- the ychE gene encoding NAAT family transporter YchE, which translates to MTQTLFDFPVYFKFFIGLFALVNPVGIIPVFISMTSYQTAAARNKTNLTANLSVAIILWTSLFLGDGILQLFGISIDSFRIAGGILVVTIAMSMISGKLGEDKQNKQEKSETAIRESIGVVPLALPLMAGPGAISSTIVWGTRYHSAINLFGFFVAIALFALCCWGLFRMAPWLVRLLGQTGINVITRIMGLLLMALGIEFIVTGIKSIFPGLLA; encoded by the coding sequence GTGACCCAAACGCTATTTGATTTTCCTGTCTATTTTAAATTTTTCATTGGGTTATTTGCATTGGTCAACCCGGTAGGGATCATCCCTGTCTTTATCAGTATGACCAGCTATCAAACGGCTGCTGCGCGAAACAAAACCAACCTCACTGCAAACCTGTCAGTTGCTATCATCCTGTGGACTTCACTGTTCCTTGGCGACGGTATTTTGCAACTCTTCGGTATCTCGATCGATTCGTTCAGGATTGCCGGCGGCATTCTGGTAGTGACTATCGCGATGTCGATGATTAGCGGAAAACTTGGCGAAGATAAGCAAAACAAACAGGAAAAATCAGAAACAGCAATTCGTGAAAGTATTGGTGTAGTGCCACTGGCGTTGCCGCTGATGGCGGGACCTGGGGCGATAAGCTCAACTATCGTTTGGGGTACGCGCTATCACAGTGCAATTAACCTGTTTGGCTTTTTCGTCGCGATTGCGTTGTTTGCCCTGTGCTGTTGGGGACTGTTTCGCATGGCGCCATGGCTGGTACGACTGTTAGGCCAGACCGGCATCAACGTCATTACGCGTATTATGGGGTTGTTGTTGATGGCTCTGGGGATCGAATTCATCGTGACTGGAATCAAGTCCATTTTCCCCGGTTTGCTTGCCTGA
- the oppB gene encoding oligopeptide ABC transporter permease OppB — protein sequence MLKFILRRCLEAIPTLFILITISFFMMRLAPGSPFTGERALPPEVLANIEAKYHLNDPISTQYFSYLKQLAHGDFGPSFKYKDYTVNDLVASSFPVSAKLGAAAFILAVLVGVSAGVIAALKQNTRWDYTVMGVAMTGVVIPSFVVAPLLVMIFAITLKWLPGGGWNGGALKFMILPMVALSLAYIASIARITRGSMIEVLHSNFIRTARAKGLPMRRIIFRHALKPALLPVLSYMGPAFVGIITGSMVIETIYGLPGIGQLFVNGALNRDYSLVLSLTILVGTLTIVFNAIVDVLYAVIDPKIRY from the coding sequence ATGTTAAAATTCATATTACGTCGCTGTCTGGAAGCGATTCCGACGCTATTTATTCTTATTACAATTTCATTCTTTATGATGCGCCTTGCGCCGGGAAGCCCATTTACCGGAGAACGCGCGTTACCGCCAGAGGTACTGGCAAATATTGAAGCGAAATATCATCTGAATGATCCTATCTCGACGCAGTACTTCAGCTATCTGAAGCAGCTGGCACATGGCGATTTTGGGCCATCCTTTAAATATAAAGACTATACGGTAAACGACCTCGTTGCCTCGAGCTTTCCGGTTTCTGCGAAGCTTGGCGCTGCCGCCTTTATTCTGGCCGTCCTCGTGGGCGTTAGCGCCGGGGTGATAGCCGCGCTGAAGCAAAATACGCGCTGGGACTACACGGTGATGGGGGTGGCAATGACCGGGGTCGTTATCCCCAGTTTCGTGGTCGCTCCCTTATTGGTCATGATATTTGCCATAACCTTGAAATGGCTACCCGGCGGGGGCTGGAACGGCGGGGCGCTGAAATTTATGATCCTGCCGATGGTGGCCTTGTCACTGGCCTATATCGCCAGTATCGCCCGTATTACTCGCGGCTCGATGATTGAAGTACTGCACTCTAACTTTATTCGTACCGCACGCGCTAAAGGGCTGCCGATGCGGCGGATTATTTTCCGCCATGCGTTAAAACCTGCGCTGTTGCCCGTGCTGTCCTATATGGGGCCAGCATTTGTCGGCATTATCACCGGTTCGATGGTTATTGAAACCATCTATGGTTTGCCGGGCATTGGCCAACTGTTCGTCAATGGCGCGTTAAACCGCGACTATTCGCTGGTTCTGAGCCTGACCATTCTGGTGGGTACGCTGACCATCGTGTTTAACGCGATTGTCGATGTGCTGTATGCCGTTATCGACCCGAAAATTCGTTACTGA
- the oppA gene encoding oligopeptide ABC transporter substrate-binding protein OppA: MTNITKKSLVAAGILTALVAGNVATAAVVPAGVQLAEKQTLVRNNGSEVQSLDPHKIEGVPESNISRDLFEGLLISDVDGKPSPGVAEKWENKDFKVWTFHLRKDAKWSDGTPVTAQDFVYSWQRLANPNTASPYASYLQYGHIVNIDDIIAGKKPVTDLGVKALDDHTFEVTLSEPVPYFYKLLVHSSVSPVPKAAVEKYGEKWTQPANIVTNGAYKLKDWVVNERIVLERNANYWDNAKTVINQVTYLPIASEVTDVNRYRSGEIDMTYNNMPIELFQKLKKEIPNEVHVDPYLCTYYYEINNQKAPFNDVRVRTALKLAMDRDIIVNKVKNQGDLPAYSFTPPYTDGAKLVEPEWFKWSQEKRNEEAKKLLAEAGYTAEKPLTFDLLYNTSDLHKKLAIAAASIWKKNLGANVKLENQEWKTFLDTRHQGNYDVSRAGWCADYNEPTSFLNMVLSDSSNNTVHYKSPAFDKLIADTLKVTDEAQRSELYSKAEQQLDKDSAIVPVYYYVNARLVKPWVGGYSGKDPMDNIHVKDLYIIKH, from the coding sequence ATGACTAACATCACCAAAAAAAGTTTAGTAGCTGCGGGGATCTTAACTGCGCTAGTCGCTGGAAATGTTGCCACGGCGGCAGTTGTGCCAGCGGGAGTACAGCTTGCTGAAAAGCAGACTCTGGTGCGTAATAATGGTTCGGAAGTTCAGTCGCTCGATCCGCATAAAATCGAAGGTGTACCTGAGTCCAACATTAGCCGCGATCTGTTTGAAGGTTTATTAATCAGTGATGTCGATGGCAAACCATCGCCTGGCGTGGCTGAAAAATGGGAAAATAAAGATTTTAAAGTCTGGACATTCCATCTGCGTAAAGATGCTAAGTGGTCTGACGGCACGCCTGTCACCGCGCAAGATTTCGTGTATAGCTGGCAACGACTGGCTAACCCAAATACCGCGTCACCGTACGCCAGTTATTTGCAGTACGGTCACATCGTCAATATTGATGATATTATCGCCGGCAAAAAGCCGGTCACCGATCTCGGTGTTAAAGCTCTTGATGACCATACCTTTGAAGTCACTCTGAGCGAGCCTGTTCCTTATTTCTACAAACTGCTTGTGCACTCATCTGTTTCACCGGTTCCTAAAGCCGCGGTTGAAAAATACGGTGAGAAATGGACCCAGCCCGCTAATATCGTCACCAATGGCGCATACAAACTGAAAGATTGGGTGGTCAACGAGCGCATTGTACTTGAACGTAATGCCAATTACTGGGACAACGCTAAAACGGTGATTAACCAGGTGACCTACCTGCCAATTGCTTCTGAAGTGACTGACGTTAACCGCTATCGCAGCGGCGAAATCGACATGACCTATAACAACATGCCGATCGAGTTATTCCAGAAACTGAAAAAAGAAATCCCGAACGAAGTTCACGTTGACCCGTATCTGTGCACCTATTATTACGAAATCAACAACCAGAAAGCGCCGTTCAACGATGTTCGTGTCCGTACTGCCCTGAAACTGGCGATGGATCGTGACATTATCGTCAACAAAGTGAAAAATCAGGGCGACCTGCCTGCGTATAGCTTTACCCCTCCTTACACCGATGGCGCGAAACTGGTTGAGCCAGAGTGGTTCAAATGGTCACAGGAAAAACGCAACGAAGAAGCGAAAAAACTGCTGGCTGAAGCCGGTTATACCGCTGAAAAACCGTTGACCTTTGACCTGCTGTATAATACCTCAGACCTGCACAAGAAGCTGGCTATCGCCGCGGCATCTATCTGGAAGAAAAATCTGGGCGCCAACGTGAAGCTGGAAAATCAGGAGTGGAAAACATTCCTCGATACGCGCCATCAGGGTAACTATGATGTTTCGCGTGCTGGCTGGTGTGCGGATTACAACGAACCAACCTCCTTCCTGAACATGGTGCTTTCCGACAGCTCTAACAACACCGTCCATTATAAGAGCCCGGCGTTTGATAAGCTGATTGCGGATACGCTGAAAGTGACCGACGAAGCACAGCGTAGCGAACTGTATTCAAAAGCAGAGCAGCAGTTGGATAAAGATTCTGCGATTGTACCGGTTTATTACTATGTGAACGCCCGCCTGGTGAAACCATGGGTTGGCGGATACTCCGGTAAAGACCCGATGGATAATATCCACGTTAAAGACTTGTATATTATCAAGCATTAA
- the hns gene encoding DNA-binding transcriptional regulator H-NS, which yields MSEALKILNNIRTLRAQARECTLETLEEMLEKLEVVVSERREEESAAAAEVEERTRKLQQYREMLIADGIDPNELLNSMAAVKSGTKAKRAARPAKYSYVDENGETKTWTGQGRTPAVIKKAMEEQGKQLDDFLIKE from the coding sequence ATGAGCGAAGCACTTAAAATTCTGAACAACATCCGTACTCTTCGTGCGCAGGCAAGAGAATGTACTCTGGAAACGCTTGAAGAAATGCTGGAAAAATTAGAAGTTGTTGTTAGCGAGCGCCGTGAAGAAGAAAGCGCTGCAGCTGCTGAAGTTGAAGAACGTACTCGTAAACTGCAACAATATCGTGAAATGCTGATCGCTGACGGCATTGATCCGAACGAACTGCTGAATAGCATGGCTGCTGTTAAATCTGGCACCAAAGCTAAACGCGCTGCGCGTCCGGCTAAATATAGCTACGTTGACGAAAACGGTGAAACTAAAACCTGGACTGGCCAGGGTCGTACACCGGCTGTGATCAAAAAAGCGATGGAAGAACAAGGTAAACAACTGGACGATTTCCTGATCAAGGAATAA
- the adhE gene encoding bifunctional acetaldehyde-CoA/alcohol dehydrogenase, with the protein MAVTNVAELNALVERVKKAQREYASFTQEQVDKIFRAAALAAADARIPLAKMAVAESGMGIVEDKVIKNHFASEYIYNAYKDEKTCGVLSEDDTFGTITIAEPIGIICGIVPTTNPTSTAIFKSLISLKTRNAIIFSPHPRAKDATNKAADIVLQAAIAAGAPKDLIGWIDQPSVELSNALMHHPDINLILATGGPGMVKAAYSSGKPAIGVGAGNTPVVIDETADIKRAVASVLMSKTFDNGVICASEQSVVVVDSVYDAVRERFATHGGYMLQGKELKAVQDVILKNGALNAAIVGQPAYKIAELAGFSVPETTKILIGEVKVVDESEPFAHEKLSPTLAMYRAKDFEDAVIKAEKLVAMGGIGHTSCLYTDQDNQPERVAYFGQMMKTARILINTPASQGGIGDLYNFKLAPSLTLGCGSWGGNSISENVGPKHLINKKTVAKRAENMLWHKLPKSIYFRRGSLPIALDEVITDGHKRALIVTDRFLFNNGYADQITSVLKAAGVETEVFFEVEADPTLSVVRKGAELANSFKPDVIIALGGGSPMDAAKIMWVMYEHPETHFEELALRFMDIRKRIYKFPKMGVKAKMVAVTTTSGTGSEVTPFAVVTDDATGQKYPLADYALTPDMAIVDANLVMDMPKSLCAFGGLDAVTHALEAYVSVLASEFSDGQALQALKLLKENLPASYHEGSKNPVARERVHSAATIAGIAFANAFLGVCHSMAHKLGSQFHIPHGLANALLISNVIRYNANDNPTKQTAFSQYDRPQARRRYAEIADHLGLSAPGDRTAAKIQKLLAWLEEIKAELGIPKSIREAGVQEADFLAHVDKLSEDAFDDQCTGANPRYPLIAELKQILLDTYYGREYSEGQAAAKTEAVAAPKAEKKAKKSA; encoded by the coding sequence ATGGCTGTTACTAATGTCGCTGAACTTAACGCACTTGTAGAGCGCGTAAAAAAAGCCCAGCGTGAATATGCCAGTTTCACTCAAGAACAGGTTGACAAAATCTTCCGTGCCGCCGCTCTGGCCGCCGCAGACGCTCGAATCCCTCTCGCGAAAATGGCCGTTGCCGAATCTGGCATGGGCATCGTCGAAGATAAAGTGATTAAAAACCACTTCGCTTCCGAATACATTTATAACGCATATAAAGACGAAAAAACCTGTGGCGTGCTGTCTGAAGACGACACTTTCGGTACCATTACCATTGCTGAACCGATCGGTATCATTTGCGGTATCGTTCCAACCACCAACCCGACTTCTACTGCAATCTTCAAATCTCTGATCAGCCTGAAGACGCGTAACGCCATCATCTTCTCTCCGCACCCACGTGCTAAAGATGCAACCAACAAAGCAGCTGACATCGTTCTGCAGGCAGCCATCGCTGCTGGCGCCCCGAAAGATCTGATCGGCTGGATCGATCAACCTTCCGTAGAACTGTCTAACGCGCTGATGCACCACCCGGACATCAATCTGATCCTTGCGACAGGTGGCCCAGGCATGGTTAAAGCAGCATACAGCTCTGGTAAACCGGCAATCGGCGTAGGCGCAGGTAACACCCCGGTTGTTATCGACGAAACCGCTGATATCAAACGTGCTGTTGCATCTGTTCTGATGTCTAAAACCTTCGATAACGGCGTAATTTGTGCTTCTGAACAGTCTGTTGTCGTTGTTGACTCCGTCTACGACGCAGTGCGTGAGCGTTTCGCGACTCACGGCGGCTACATGCTGCAAGGCAAAGAGCTGAAAGCAGTCCAGGACGTTATCCTGAAGAATGGCGCGCTGAACGCGGCTATCGTTGGTCAGCCGGCATACAAAATTGCTGAACTGGCAGGCTTCTCCGTACCAGAAACCACTAAGATTCTGATTGGTGAAGTTAAAGTTGTTGACGAAAGCGAACCGTTTGCTCACGAGAAACTGTCTCCAACGCTGGCAATGTACCGTGCGAAAGATTTCGAAGACGCCGTTATTAAAGCTGAAAAACTGGTTGCGATGGGCGGTATCGGTCATACCTCTTGCCTGTACACCGACCAGGACAATCAGCCAGAACGTGTTGCTTACTTCGGTCAGATGATGAAAACCGCACGTATCCTGATTAACACCCCAGCATCTCAGGGTGGTATCGGTGACCTGTACAACTTCAAACTCGCGCCTTCCCTGACTCTGGGTTGTGGTTCCTGGGGTGGTAACTCCATCTCTGAAAACGTTGGTCCTAAGCACCTGATCAACAAGAAAACCGTTGCTAAGCGAGCTGAAAACATGTTGTGGCACAAACTTCCGAAATCTATCTACTTCCGTCGTGGCTCTCTGCCAATCGCACTGGATGAAGTGATTACCGATGGTCACAAACGTGCGCTGATCGTGACCGACCGCTTCCTGTTTAACAATGGCTACGCTGACCAGATCACTTCTGTTCTGAAAGCTGCTGGCGTTGAAACCGAAGTGTTCTTTGAAGTTGAAGCTGACCCAACTCTGAGCGTTGTACGTAAAGGTGCTGAGCTGGCTAACTCCTTCAAACCAGACGTGATCATCGCGCTGGGTGGTGGTTCCCCGATGGACGCCGCGAAAATCATGTGGGTTATGTACGAACATCCAGAAACCCACTTCGAAGAACTGGCGCTGCGCTTTATGGACATCCGTAAACGTATCTACAAGTTCCCGAAAATGGGCGTGAAAGCGAAGATGGTTGCCGTCACCACCACTTCCGGTACCGGCTCTGAAGTAACTCCGTTTGCGGTCGTTACTGACGATGCAACGGGTCAGAAATATCCGCTGGCTGACTATGCGCTGACTCCGGATATGGCGATTGTTGACGCCAACCTGGTTATGGATATGCCGAAGTCACTGTGTGCGTTCGGTGGTCTGGATGCAGTAACTCACGCTCTGGAAGCTTACGTTTCCGTACTGGCTTCTGAGTTCTCTGACGGTCAGGCTCTGCAAGCGCTGAAACTGCTGAAAGAAAACCTGCCAGCGTCTTACCATGAAGGTTCTAAAAACCCGGTAGCGCGTGAGCGTGTACACAGTGCAGCAACCATCGCCGGTATCGCGTTTGCTAACGCCTTCCTGGGTGTATGTCACTCAATGGCGCACAAGCTGGGTTCTCAGTTCCACATTCCTCACGGTCTGGCGAACGCCCTGCTGATCAGCAACGTTATTCGTTATAACGCCAACGACAACCCGACTAAACAGACTGCATTCAGCCAGTACGACCGTCCGCAGGCTCGTCGTCGCTACGCTGAAATCGCAGACCATCTGGGTCTGAGCGCACCGGGTGACCGTACTGCTGCAAAAATCCAGAAACTGCTGGCCTGGCTGGAAGAAATCAAAGCTGAACTGGGTATTCCTAAGTCTATCCGTGAAGCTGGCGTTCAGGAAGCTGACTTCCTGGCACACGTGGACAAACTGTCTGAAGATGCGTTTGATGACCAGTGTACTGGTGCTAACCCACGTTATCCGCTGATTGCTGAACTGAAACAGATCCTGCTTGATACCTACTACGGTCGCGAATACAGCGAAGGCCAGGCCGCCGCTAAGACTGAAGCAGTAGCAGCACCGAAAGCTGAGAAGAAAGCGAAGAAATCCGCTTAA
- the galU gene encoding UTP--glucose-1-phosphate uridylyltransferase GalU, whose translation MAALNSKVKKAVIPVAGLGTRMLPATKAIPKEMLPLVDKPLIQYVVNECIAAGITEIVLVTHSSKNSIENHFDTSFELEAMLEKRVKRQLLEEVQSICPPHVTIMQVRQGLAKGLGHAVLCAHPVVGDEPVAVILPDVILDEYESDLSRDNLAEMIHRFDETGSSQIMVEPVEDVTAYGVVDCKGVELAPGESVPMVGVVEKPKANVAPSNLAVVGRYVLSADIWPLLAKTPPGAGDEIQLTDAIDMLIEKETVEAYHMKGKSHDCGNKLGYMQAFVEYGIRHNTLGAEFKAWLEDEMGIKK comes from the coding sequence ATGGCTGCCCTTAATTCAAAAGTCAAAAAGGCCGTTATCCCGGTTGCGGGATTAGGAACCAGGATGTTACCGGCTACGAAAGCAATCCCGAAAGAGATGCTACCGTTGGTTGATAAGCCATTAATTCAGTACGTCGTAAACGAATGTATTGCTGCGGGCATCACTGAAATTGTACTTGTAACTCACTCGTCTAAAAATTCTATTGAAAACCACTTCGATACCAGCTTTGAACTTGAAGCTATGCTGGAGAAACGTGTAAAACGCCAGCTTCTGGAAGAAGTGCAATCTATTTGTCCGCCGCATGTCACTATTATGCAGGTGCGTCAGGGGCTGGCCAAAGGTCTGGGCCACGCGGTATTGTGCGCGCACCCGGTTGTTGGTGATGAGCCGGTTGCCGTTATCCTGCCGGACGTGATTCTCGACGAATACGAATCTGATTTATCACGCGACAACCTTGCCGAAATGATTCATCGTTTTGATGAAACAGGCAGCAGCCAGATTATGGTTGAGCCGGTAGAAGATGTTACCGCTTATGGTGTTGTTGATTGTAAAGGCGTTGAATTAGCGCCAGGCGAAAGCGTACCGATGGTTGGCGTTGTTGAAAAACCGAAAGCGAATGTTGCGCCATCTAATCTGGCCGTGGTGGGACGCTACGTCCTTAGTGCGGATATCTGGCCTCTGCTGGCAAAAACGCCTCCAGGAGCGGGTGACGAAATTCAGCTGACCGATGCTATCGATATGCTGATTGAAAAAGAAACGGTTGAAGCTTATCACATGAAGGGCAAAAGCCATGACTGTGGTAATAAGCTGGGCTATATGCAGGCGTTCGTTGAATATGGTATTCGCCATAATACTCTCGGCGCTGAATTTAAAGCCTGGCTGGAAGATGAGATGGGTATTAAGAAGTAA